A part of Aquaspirillum sp. LM1 genomic DNA contains:
- a CDS encoding glycerate kinase — protein MKIVICPDSFKESLPASAAAQAIAEGVREVWPDADCVCLPLADGGEGTLDALVSATGGQLLTRQVQGPLGQPTLARFAVLGDGKTALIEMAEAAGLPLLSPAQRDPLRTSTYGVGELMAAALDLGVTRILLGLGGSATQDGGAGMLQALGARLLDAQGQPLPPGGAALRQLARLQLDGLDPRLARVTVEVACDVDHPLCGPRGSSAVFAPQKGADAAGVALLDAALAHWGAQLAQATGRQVAELPGAGAAGGMGAAALAVFAARLRPGIDWVMDALDFNAALHGADWVISGEGRADGQSAGGKVISGVARRAQAAGVPLLVLAGSLGDGYQALYPLGVRAILPIVPGPVSLAQALDGAAENLRRTARMAAAVWASAGGAHGRLD, from the coding sequence ATGAAAATCGTGATCTGCCCGGATAGTTTCAAGGAAAGCCTGCCGGCCAGCGCCGCCGCCCAGGCGATTGCCGAGGGGGTGCGCGAGGTGTGGCCAGATGCCGACTGCGTGTGTCTGCCGCTGGCCGATGGCGGCGAAGGCACGCTGGATGCGCTGGTCAGCGCCACTGGCGGCCAGCTGTTGACCCGCCAGGTGCAAGGCCCGCTGGGCCAGCCCACCCTGGCGCGCTTTGCCGTGCTGGGCGATGGCAAAACCGCGCTGATTGAAATGGCCGAAGCCGCTGGCTTGCCGCTGTTGTCGCCAGCGCAGCGCGACCCCTTGCGCACCAGCACCTACGGCGTGGGCGAGCTGATGGCCGCCGCGCTGGACCTGGGAGTAACGCGGATTTTGCTTGGCCTGGGCGGCAGCGCCACCCAGGATGGCGGCGCGGGCATGCTGCAGGCGCTGGGCGCACGCCTGCTCGACGCGCAAGGCCAGCCGCTGCCGCCGGGCGGCGCGGCACTGCGCCAGCTGGCCCGGCTGCAACTGGATGGCCTCGACCCGCGCCTGGCCAGGGTGACAGTGGAAGTGGCCTGCGATGTGGATCACCCGCTGTGCGGCCCACGCGGTTCCAGTGCGGTGTTTGCCCCGCAAAAAGGTGCCGACGCGGCAGGTGTGGCGCTGCTGGACGCTGCATTGGCGCACTGGGGCGCGCAACTGGCCCAGGCCACAGGTCGCCAGGTGGCCGAGTTGCCTGGCGCGGGCGCGGCGGGTGGCATGGGGGCGGCAGCACTGGCGGTGTTTGCCGCCCGCCTGCGCCCTGGCATCGACTGGGTGATGGACGCCCTCGACTTTAACGCCGCCCTGCACGGGGCCGATTGGGTGATCAGCGGCGAAGGCCGCGCCGATGGCCAGTCGGCGGGCGGCAAGGTGATCAGCGGCGTCGCTCGCCGCGCCCAGGCCGCCGGCGTGCCGCTGCTGGTACTGGCCGGCAGCCTGGGCGATGGCTATCAGGCGCTCTACCCGCTGGGCGTGCGCGCCATCCTGCCGATTGTGCCGGGGCCGGTCAGCCTGGCGCAGGCGCTGGACGGTGCGGCGGAGAATCTGCGCCGCACCGCACGGATGGCGGCAGCGGTGTGGGCCAGCGCGGGTGGGGCACACGGGCGGTTGGATTGA
- a CDS encoding diacylglycerol kinase: protein MTPPTESPFKGKTGLRRLINALGYSLDGLRAAFRHEAAFRQLSLLAALLLPLALWLPVTPVERALMMAAPLATLIIELLNSAIEAAVDHTSLDRHPLAKRAKDMGSAAQLLGLVNLAVVWGGILYGHWA, encoded by the coding sequence GTGACCCCACCGACTGAAAGCCCATTCAAGGGCAAAACCGGCCTGCGCCGGCTGATCAATGCGCTGGGCTACTCGCTGGACGGCCTGCGCGCCGCCTTCCGCCACGAAGCCGCCTTCCGCCAGCTCAGCCTGCTGGCCGCGCTATTGCTGCCGCTGGCGCTCTGGCTGCCGGTCACTCCGGTGGAGCGTGCGCTGATGATGGCCGCGCCGCTGGCCACGCTGATTATCGAACTGCTGAATTCTGCCATCGAAGCCGCAGTGGACCATACCTCGCTGGACCGCCATCCCCTGGCCAAGCGCGCCAAGGACATGGGCAGCGCCGCGCAATTGCTCGGGCTGGTCAACCTGGCGGTGGTGTGGGGGGGGATTTTATATGGGCACTGGGCTTAG
- a CDS encoding methyltransferase, whose product MPGYQVKVETLTIGGAEYQIRSLLDLQQFSDPDGEAERLGISSATWPLFGLVWPSAQVLAAAMHTQPLEGRRVLEIGAGLALASLVLHQRDADVTASDCHPLAAQFMRENLKLNQLGPMVYQTGHWAGSNPALGQFELIIGSDVLYERDQPEQLAGFIDCHSSASVEVMIVDPDRGQRSRFCQAMSARGYRHHARRADCQLPGGQAYRGRFLYFLRGDASTSDPLPG is encoded by the coding sequence ATGCCTGGTTATCAAGTCAAGGTGGAAACCCTGACGATTGGCGGCGCGGAGTATCAGATTCGCTCCCTGCTGGATTTACAACAATTTTCCGACCCCGATGGCGAAGCCGAACGACTGGGCATCTCCTCGGCCACCTGGCCGCTGTTTGGCCTGGTCTGGCCGTCGGCGCAAGTGCTGGCGGCGGCCATGCACACCCAGCCGCTGGAGGGGCGGCGCGTGCTGGAAATTGGCGCTGGCCTGGCGCTGGCCAGCCTGGTGCTGCACCAGCGTGACGCCGATGTCACCGCCAGCGACTGCCACCCACTGGCGGCGCAGTTCATGCGGGAAAACCTGAAACTGAACCAACTGGGGCCAATGGTGTATCAAACTGGCCACTGGGCGGGCAGCAACCCGGCATTGGGGCAGTTTGAGCTGATTATCGGCAGTGATGTGCTGTACGAACGCGACCAGCCGGAGCAACTGGCCGGGTTTATCGATTGCCATTCGTCGGCCAGTGTGGAAGTGATGATTGTTGACCCCGACCGGGGCCAGCGCAGCCGTTTTTGCCAGGCCATGTCCGCGCGCGGCTACCGCCATCACGCCCGCCGCGCCGACTGTCAGCTGCCTGGCGGTCAGGCGTATCGCGGGCGGTTTCTGTATTTTTTGCGTGGCGACGCCAGTACGTCCGACCCGCTGCCGGGCTAA
- a CDS encoding prolyl oligopeptidase family protein, with translation MLADPMPTHDPYLWLEDDSAATRAWCAEQQAHTAAQLDADPRFAALADEVLEHLRDDERVPFVEAHAGWWHHFLQSPAHPRGVYRRIRPDDYRANRDAWEVLFDLDALAAAEGVDWHLAGIDHCTERPARCLLSLSADGGDAACLREYDLDARAFVAEGFQLPPGKHSVTWRDPDSLYAAVVLSEADATASGYPREVKLWQRGQPFAQAHSLLKAERNALAVSAWRMLNPDGGEPVDIIEEALSFYRTRYWRVLPDLSRQALPLPPKVDIDGVVAGQLIVRLNQAWGELDAGVLLALDWQALCAGEIDPLPLFTPGPRQSVDGALAGRSCLFVHVLDEGVSQLWVFTPTADGWQAQRAPLPGQGQLEMVDQPWQSNGLLFGYDDFLTPSTLYWLDADDATLAPQALRGQPPRFAAEQMHAQLHHAIAPDGERIPYFVVARRDAPHDGQRPTLLYGYGGFAVPMTPFYLGALGRQWLEQGGVFVLSCIRGGGEFGPDWHEAALAERRQVAFDDFLAIARQLIADGLTCPARLGIQGGSNGGLLVAAAMTQAPELFGAVVCEVPLTDMLRYTELSAGPSWIDEYGDPADPEHYAALAAYSPYQRLQAGVRYPATLVTTSSSDDRVHPGHARKFTARLLALGQPVQLYQSDAGGHSGQGGDMRQLAAEVARVTVFLYQQLMDAA, from the coding sequence ATGCTTGCCGACCCCATGCCCACTCACGACCCCTACCTCTGGCTGGAAGACGATTCCGCCGCCACCCGCGCCTGGTGCGCCGAGCAACAGGCGCACACCGCCGCCCAGCTGGATGCCGACCCGCGCTTTGCCGCGCTGGCCGACGAAGTGCTGGAGCATCTGCGCGACGACGAGCGCGTGCCGTTTGTCGAGGCGCATGCCGGCTGGTGGCACCACTTTTTGCAAAGCCCGGCGCATCCACGCGGGGTGTACCGCCGCATTCGCCCCGACGACTACCGCGCCAACCGCGATGCCTGGGAAGTGTTGTTTGATCTGGACGCGCTGGCCGCCGCCGAAGGGGTGGACTGGCATCTGGCCGGGATTGACCATTGCACCGAACGCCCGGCGCGCTGTTTGCTGTCGCTGTCCGCTGATGGCGGTGACGCCGCCTGCCTGCGCGAATACGACCTGGACGCGCGCGCCTTTGTCGCCGAGGGCTTTCAGCTGCCGCCCGGCAAGCACAGCGTTACCTGGCGCGACCCGGACAGCCTGTACGCCGCCGTGGTGCTAAGCGAGGCCGACGCCACCGCCTCGGGTTACCCACGCGAAGTCAAGCTATGGCAGCGCGGCCAGCCGTTTGCCCAGGCGCACAGCCTGCTGAAGGCCGAGCGCAATGCCCTGGCGGTCAGCGCCTGGCGCATGCTCAACCCGGACGGCGGCGAGCCGGTGGACATCATCGAAGAAGCGCTGAGCTTTTACCGCACCCGCTACTGGCGCGTGCTGCCCGACCTGAGCCGGCAGGCGCTGCCCTTGCCGCCCAAGGTGGACATCGACGGCGTGGTGGCCGGCCAGCTGATTGTGCGACTGAACCAAGCGTGGGGCGAGCTGGACGCCGGTGTGTTGCTGGCGCTGGACTGGCAGGCGCTGTGCGCCGGTGAAATCGACCCGCTGCCCTTGTTCACCCCCGGCCCGCGCCAGTCGGTGGATGGCGCGCTGGCCGGGCGCAGCTGTTTGTTTGTGCATGTGCTGGACGAAGGCGTCAGCCAGCTGTGGGTGTTCACCCCCACTGCCGACGGCTGGCAGGCGCAGCGCGCGCCTCTGCCCGGTCAGGGCCAGCTGGAGATGGTGGACCAGCCGTGGCAGAGCAACGGGCTGCTGTTTGGTTACGATGATTTTCTCACTCCGTCCACGCTGTACTGGCTGGATGCCGACGACGCCACGCTGGCACCACAGGCACTGCGCGGCCAGCCACCGCGCTTTGCCGCCGAGCAGATGCACGCACAACTGCACCACGCCATCGCCCCGGACGGCGAGCGCATCCCGTATTTTGTCGTGGCCCGCCGCGATGCGCCGCACGATGGCCAGCGCCCGACCCTGCTGTATGGCTACGGTGGTTTTGCCGTGCCAATGACGCCGTTTTACCTGGGCGCGCTGGGGCGGCAGTGGCTGGAGCAGGGCGGCGTGTTTGTGCTGAGCTGCATTCGCGGCGGTGGCGAATTTGGCCCGGATTGGCACGAGGCGGCGCTGGCCGAGCGTCGGCAAGTGGCGTTTGATGATTTTCTGGCGATTGCCCGCCAGTTGATCGCCGATGGCCTGACCTGCCCGGCGCGGCTGGGCATTCAGGGCGGCAGCAATGGCGGCCTGTTGGTGGCGGCGGCGATGACTCAGGCCCCCGAGCTGTTTGGCGCGGTGGTGTGCGAAGTGCCGCTGACCGATATGCTGCGCTACACCGAACTGTCCGCCGGCCCAAGCTGGATCGACGAATACGGCGACCCGGCGGACCCCGAGCACTACGCCGCGCTGGCGGCCTATTCGCCCTACCAGCGTCTGCAAGCCGGCGTGCGTTATCCGGCTACCCTGGTGACCACCTCCAGCAGCGACGACCGCGTGCACCCCGGCCATGCGCGCAAGTTCACCGCCCGCCTGCTGGCGCTGGGTCAGCCGGTGCAGTTGTACCAGTCCGACGCCGGCGGCCACAGCGGCCAGGGCGGCGATATGCGCCAGTTGGCGGCGGAAGTGGCCAGGGTCACGGTGTTTCTGTATCAACAGCTGATGGATGCCGCCTGA
- a CDS encoding FAD:protein FMN transferase, whose translation MMAALALLGSLLLSGCEQGPTLWQQESYVFGTRVQITTADVPESVARPVVSAALADLDRWHVRLHAWRDDSELTRINRALAQDQWTRTDPEVFALLRQAQQMSSAAEGLFNPAIGQLVALWGFHADSFAPITPDPAALRRLIASAPQMSDVQLDGGQVRSRNRNVSFDLGGMAKGWALDRVAERLREAGIKSALINIGGNILALGSKGDEPWKVGLQAPRDNQAMAVIVLRDGEALGTSGDYQRYFELNGVRYCHLIDPRTGSAACQRQAATVLVENGLDAGLRSDVASKPLFFASRTDTARLAARFDIRDVMLVETDGHAWLSPRMHQRVQWLQRPAKVDTLSGFPS comes from the coding sequence ATGATGGCGGCACTGGCCTTGCTGGGCAGCCTGTTGCTGAGCGGCTGCGAGCAAGGCCCCACATTATGGCAGCAGGAAAGCTATGTGTTTGGCACCCGGGTGCAGATCACCACGGCTGATGTGCCGGAGTCCGTGGCCCGCCCGGTGGTCAGCGCCGCGCTGGCGGATCTGGACCGCTGGCATGTGCGTCTGCATGCCTGGCGTGACGACAGCGAGCTGACCCGGATCAACCGGGCGCTGGCTCAAGATCAATGGACACGCACCGACCCGGAAGTGTTTGCCCTGCTGCGCCAGGCTCAGCAGATGTCCTCTGCCGCCGAGGGGCTGTTCAACCCGGCCATCGGCCAGCTGGTGGCATTATGGGGTTTTCATGCCGACAGCTTTGCTCCGATTACGCCGGATCCGGCGGCCCTGCGCCGGCTGATTGCCAGCGCCCCACAAATGAGCGATGTGCAGCTAGATGGGGGACAGGTGCGCAGTCGTAACCGCAATGTCTCGTTCGATCTGGGCGGCATGGCCAAAGGCTGGGCGCTGGACCGGGTGGCCGAGCGCCTGCGCGAAGCGGGCATTAAGTCTGCCTTAATCAATATCGGCGGTAATATCCTGGCGCTGGGCAGCAAGGGCGATGAACCGTGGAAAGTGGGCCTGCAGGCCCCCAGGGACAACCAGGCCATGGCGGTGATTGTGCTGCGCGATGGTGAGGCGCTGGGCACTTCGGGCGATTATCAGCGCTATTTCGAGCTCAATGGCGTGCGTTACTGCCATTTGATTGACCCGCGCACCGGTAGCGCCGCCTGCCAGCGTCAGGCCGCCACCGTGCTGGTGGAAAACGGCCTGGATGCCGGCCTGCGCTCCGATGTGGCCAGCAAGCCGCTGTTTTTTGCCTCGCGCACCGACACCGCCCGGCTGGCTGCCCGCTTTGACATCCGCGATGTCATGCTGGTGGAAACCGACGGCCACGCCTGGCTGAGCCCGCGCATGCATCAGCGCGTGCAATGGCTGCAACGTCCGGCCAAGGTGGACACCCTGAGTGGGTTTCCCTCCTGA
- a CDS encoding sigma-54 dependent transcriptional regulator produces the protein MADDVLSVLIVEDDPHVMLGCQQALALEDIASEGVSSAEAALARLNDDFAGIVVSDIRLPGMDGLTLQKQLASRDAKLPVILITGHGDISMAVNAIQQGAYDFIEKPFSPERLVDVCRRALEQRRLTREVRSLRRQLAGRQALEQRIIGHSPAICTLRTLIANVADTAANVLIEGETGTGKELVARCLHDFSARSSKEFVALNCGGLPENLFESEIFGHEAHAFTGAGKRRIGKIEYAHGGSLFLDEVESMPINMQIKLLRVLQERQLERLGSNSAVAVDCRVIAATKSDLEAMGRDGRFRSDFYYRLNVVTLELPPLRERREDIPLLFEHFLQQAALRFDRESPELDATTLAALLRHDWPGNVRELRNVAERYALGLPVFRKTGAAPDSHTPRLAEAVEAFEKSLIRDTLERHGGNLSQASVALGIAKTTLFDKVRKYGLNQPG, from the coding sequence ATGGCTGATGACGTCCTGAGTGTGCTGATTGTCGAAGACGACCCCCATGTGATGCTGGGCTGCCAGCAGGCGCTGGCGCTGGAAGACATCGCCAGCGAAGGCGTCAGCAGCGCCGAAGCCGCGCTGGCCCGGCTGAACGACGACTTTGCCGGCATCGTGGTCAGCGACATCCGCCTGCCCGGCATGGATGGTCTGACCCTGCAAAAACAGCTGGCCAGCCGTGATGCCAAGCTGCCGGTGATCCTGATTACCGGCCATGGCGATATTTCCATGGCGGTCAACGCCATCCAGCAAGGCGCTTACGACTTTATCGAAAAGCCGTTTTCCCCCGAGCGGCTGGTAGACGTGTGCCGGCGCGCGCTGGAACAGCGCCGGCTGACCCGCGAAGTGCGCAGCCTGCGCCGCCAGCTGGCTGGCCGCCAGGCGCTGGAACAGCGCATCATCGGCCACTCGCCGGCCATCTGCACCCTGCGCACGCTGATTGCCAATGTGGCCGACACCGCCGCCAATGTGCTGATCGAAGGCGAAACCGGCACCGGCAAAGAGCTGGTGGCGCGCTGCCTGCATGATTTTTCAGCGCGCAGCAGCAAAGAATTTGTTGCGCTCAACTGCGGCGGCCTGCCAGAAAACCTGTTCGAAAGCGAAATCTTCGGCCACGAGGCGCACGCCTTCACCGGCGCGGGCAAGCGACGCATTGGCAAGATCGAATACGCCCACGGCGGCTCGCTGTTTCTGGATGAAGTGGAAAGCATGCCGATCAATATGCAGATCAAGCTGCTGCGTGTGCTGCAGGAGCGCCAGCTGGAGCGGCTGGGCTCCAATAGCGCCGTGGCCGTAGACTGCCGGGTGATCGCCGCCACCAAGTCCGACCTGGAAGCCATGGGCCGCGACGGGCGCTTTCGCAGCGACTTTTACTACCGGCTGAATGTGGTCACGCTGGAATTGCCGCCGCTGCGCGAACGGCGCGAAGACATCCCGCTGCTGTTCGAGCACTTTTTGCAGCAGGCGGCGCTGCGCTTTGACCGGGAAAGCCCGGAACTGGACGCCACCACCCTGGCCGCGCTGCTGCGCCACGACTGGCCAGGCAATGTGCGCGAGCTGCGCAACGTAGCCGAACGCTACGCGCTGGGCCTGCCGGTATTTCGCAAAACCGGTGCCGCCCCGGACAGCCACACCCCGCGCCTGGCCGAAGCGGTGGAAGCCTTCGAAAAAAGCCTGATTCGGGATACGCTGGAACGCCACGGCGGCAACCTCAGCCAGGCCAGCGTGGCGCTGGGCATCGCCAAGACCACGCTATTCGATAAAGTGCGCAAGTATGGCTTGAATCAGCCGGGGTGA
- a CDS encoding type II asparaginase: MMIQTLRLTVLTGVLFSAAALAADKPNVMILATGGTIAGTGATSTTTVGYTAAKVGVERLIEAVPELKNVANVKGEQVFQIASENMTNDHWLKLGKRVNELLAQRDVDGIVITHGTDTLEETAYFLNLTVKSKKPVVLVGAMRPSTAISADGPINLYNAVALASSPDAAGRGVLVSLNDQINAAREVTKSNTMTTDTFRSADLGALGYMVSGKPMFYRATTRKHTTDSEFDISKLNKLPAVNVVYSYANATRIAVDAFAAAGDEGMVHAGTGNGSLSTPVKAALTEARKKGMIVVRSSRTGTGITARNGEANDDELDFVVADNLSPQKARILLMLGLTKTHDTKALQRMFMMY, from the coding sequence ATGATGATCCAAACCCTGCGTCTGACTGTACTGACCGGCGTGCTGTTCTCCGCCGCCGCCCTGGCTGCCGACAAGCCGAATGTGATGATTCTGGCCACGGGCGGCACCATTGCCGGCACCGGTGCCACCTCGACCACCACCGTGGGCTACACCGCCGCCAAAGTGGGCGTGGAACGCCTGATTGAAGCGGTGCCCGAGCTGAAAAACGTGGCCAATGTCAAAGGCGAGCAGGTGTTCCAGATCGCCAGCGAAAACATGACCAACGACCACTGGCTGAAACTGGGCAAGCGCGTCAATGAACTGCTGGCCCAGCGCGACGTGGACGGCATCGTCATCACCCACGGCACCGACACCCTGGAAGAAACCGCTTACTTCCTCAACCTGACCGTGAAGAGCAAGAAGCCGGTGGTGCTGGTGGGTGCCATGCGCCCGTCCACCGCCATCAGCGCCGATGGTCCGATCAATCTGTATAACGCCGTGGCGCTGGCCAGCAGCCCGGATGCCGCAGGCCGTGGCGTGCTGGTGTCGCTGAACGACCAGATCAACGCCGCCCGCGAAGTGACCAAGAGCAACACCATGACCACCGACACCTTCCGCAGCGCCGACCTGGGCGCGCTGGGCTATATGGTGTCGGGCAAGCCGATGTTCTACCGCGCCACCACCCGCAAGCACACCACCGACAGCGAATTTGACATCAGCAAGCTGAACAAGCTGCCGGCAGTGAATGTGGTGTACAGCTACGCCAATGCCACCCGCATTGCCGTGGACGCTTTTGCTGCCGCTGGCGATGAAGGCATGGTCCACGCCGGCACCGGCAATGGCAGCCTGTCCACCCCGGTGAAGGCCGCGCTGACCGAAGCCCGCAAGAAGGGCATGATTGTGGTGCGTAGCTCGCGCACCGGCACCGGTATCACCGCCCGCAATGGCGAAGCCAACGATGACGAACTGGATTTTGTGGTTGCCGACAACCTGTCGCCGCAAAAAGCCCGCATCCTGCTGATGCTGGGCCTGACCAAAACCCACGACACCAAGGCACTGCAACGCATGTTCATGATGTATTGA
- the gshB gene encoding glutathione synthase: MRIAFIADPLASFKIYKDSTFAMMEEASRRGHALYALQADDLYVAAGQVRAQVSPITLTGQADAWFVRGAPSDCALNEFDAVLMRKDPPFDAQYLYATHLLSLAESQGARVFNRGQALRDYNEKLAILKFPEWTAPTLVSQQPAILRAFVAEQGDTILKPLDSMGGDGIFRVSPHDPNLSVILETMTERGQRTIMAQRYLPEIVDGDKRVLLIDGEPVPYCLARIPQPGETRGNLAAGGRGEARPLTARDRAIAEALGPRLKAEGLLLVGLDVIGERLTEVNVTSPTCFREIMDQTGCNVAGLLLDALERQCVA; this comes from the coding sequence ATGCGAATTGCCTTTATTGCCGACCCGCTGGCGTCGTTCAAAATCTACAAAGACTCAACCTTTGCCATGATGGAAGAGGCCAGCCGGCGCGGCCACGCGCTGTACGCGCTGCAAGCCGACGACCTCTACGTGGCCGCCGGCCAGGTCCGCGCCCAGGTCAGCCCGATCACGCTGACCGGCCAGGCCGACGCCTGGTTTGTCCGTGGCGCACCCAGCGACTGCGCCTTGAACGAATTCGACGCCGTGCTGATGCGCAAGGACCCGCCGTTTGACGCGCAATACCTGTACGCCACCCACTTGCTGTCGCTGGCCGAAAGCCAGGGCGCGCGCGTGTTCAACCGTGGCCAGGCCCTGCGCGACTACAACGAAAAACTGGCCATCCTGAAGTTTCCTGAATGGACCGCGCCCACGCTGGTCAGCCAGCAGCCAGCCATCTTGCGCGCCTTTGTCGCCGAGCAGGGCGACACCATCCTCAAGCCGCTGGACAGCATGGGCGGCGACGGGATTTTCCGCGTCAGCCCGCACGACCCCAATCTGTCGGTGATTCTGGAAACCATGACCGAGCGCGGCCAGCGCACCATCATGGCCCAGCGCTACCTGCCGGAAATTGTCGATGGCGACAAGCGTGTGCTGCTGATTGACGGCGAGCCGGTGCCGTACTGCCTGGCGCGCATTCCGCAGCCAGGCGAAACCCGTGGCAACCTGGCGGCAGGGGGCCGTGGCGAAGCCCGCCCGCTGACCGCACGCGACCGCGCCATTGCCGAGGCACTGGGCCCGCGCCTGAAGGCCGAAGGGCTGCTGCTGGTGGGGCTGGATGTGATTGGCGAGCGGCTGACCGAAGTGAATGTCACCAGCCCGACCTGCTTTCGGGAAATCATGGACCAAACCGGCTGCAATGTGGCCGGCCTGCTGCTGGATGCGCTGGAGCGCCAATGTGTTGCTTGA
- the gshA gene encoding glutamate--cysteine ligase: protein MPVPCLTTALTGPLKDLETRILSAQPQIEHWFRSQWTQYTPPFYGSVDLRNSGFKLAPVDMNLFPGGFNNLSTDFLPLAVQATQSALEKICPEARSVLLVPENHTRNTFYLRNVAALKQILELAGLKVRLGSLSPDITAPTVLELGDGETLTVEPIVRHGHRVSLGDDFNPCVVLLNNDLSAGLPDLLKHLDQAVLPPLHGGWAVRRKSNHFAAYDQVADDFAQLIGIDPWFINPLFRSCKGLDFHERQGEEQLADVVDSLLTRIGEKYREHKIDAKPFVIVKADAGTYGMGIMSVKDAREVIGLNRKQRNKMAVIKEGQEVSEVIVQEGVYTFEQVNEAVAEPVVYMIDRYVVGGFYRVHTGRGVDENLNAPGMHFVPLSFETACLPDRKGEPDCPPNRFYAYGVVSRLALLAGAVELDATDPLRD from the coding sequence ATGCCCGTTCCTTGCCTGACCACCGCCCTGACCGGCCCGCTTAAAGATCTGGAAACCCGTATCCTGTCGGCCCAGCCGCAGATCGAGCACTGGTTTCGCAGCCAGTGGACACAGTACACCCCGCCGTTTTACGGCTCGGTGGATTTGCGCAACAGCGGCTTCAAGCTGGCGCCGGTGGACATGAACCTGTTTCCCGGCGGCTTTAATAATCTGAGCACGGATTTTCTGCCGCTGGCGGTGCAGGCCACGCAAAGCGCGCTGGAAAAAATCTGCCCCGAGGCACGCAGCGTGCTGCTGGTGCCGGAAAACCACACCCGCAACACGTTTTATCTGCGCAATGTGGCCGCGCTCAAGCAGATTCTGGAGCTGGCCGGGCTGAAAGTGCGCCTGGGCAGCCTGTCGCCTGATATCACTGCCCCCACCGTGCTGGAACTGGGCGATGGTGAAACCCTGACGGTGGAGCCGATTGTCCGCCACGGCCACCGGGTCAGCCTGGGTGATGATTTCAACCCCTGCGTGGTGCTGCTGAACAACGACCTGTCCGCCGGCCTGCCCGATCTGCTGAAACACCTGGACCAAGCAGTGCTGCCGCCGCTGCATGGCGGCTGGGCCGTGCGCCGCAAGAGCAACCACTTTGCCGCCTATGACCAGGTGGCCGACGATTTTGCCCAGCTGATCGGGATTGATCCGTGGTTTATCAACCCGCTGTTCCGCTCGTGCAAGGGGCTGGACTTCCACGAGCGCCAGGGCGAAGAACAACTGGCCGACGTGGTGGATAGCCTGCTGACCCGGATTGGCGAGAAATATCGTGAACACAAGATTGACGCCAAACCGTTTGTGATTGTCAAAGCGGACGCAGGCACTTATGGTATGGGCATCATGAGCGTCAAGGACGCCCGCGAGGTGATCGGGCTGAACCGCAAGCAGCGCAACAAGATGGCGGTAATCAAGGAAGGCCAGGAAGTCAGCGAGGTGATCGTGCAGGAAGGGGTGTACACCTTCGAGCAGGTCAATGAAGCGGTGGCCGAACCGGTGGTGTACATGATTGACCGCTACGTGGTGGGCGGTTTTTACCGGGTACACACCGGGCGTGGCGTGGACGAAAACCTTAATGCACCTGGTATGCACTTTGTGCCGCTGTCGTTTGAAACTGCCTGCCTGCCCGACCGCAAAGGTGAGCCAGACTGCCCGCCCAACCGCTTTTACGCCTATGGCGTGGTGTCGCGGCTGGCGCTGCTGGCGGGTGCGGTTGAACTGGATGCCACTGACCCCTTGCGCGACTGA